In one Rhopalosiphum padi isolate XX-2018 chromosome 3, ASM2088224v1, whole genome shotgun sequence genomic region, the following are encoded:
- the LOC132925009 gene encoding uncharacterized protein LOC132925009 translates to MCSIQKEKCCTVSACDLNTSINTREESVKDLTKKVDCDKEKTAPEIGQYYKCCTLSPVAPTPLINIDCCQKTKPCVSHFCTAVQGECNNYELTPYGKDFVCKTGRLIQKCLCVKFNGLQDTCKHSGCCTKIGCMKPLFPNCPPARQWKNDYICTKKKPIRCCLNE, encoded by the exons atgtgttcAATACAGAAAGAGAAATGTTGTACTGTGTCGGCCTGTGATCTAAATACTTCAATTAACACACGAGAAGAGTCGGTGAAAGATCTTACTAAAAAAGTAGATTGTGATAAGGAGAAGACCGCACCCGAAATCGGACAGTATTACAAATGCTGTACTTTATCGCCAGTTGCACCGACTCCTTTAATCAATATCGATTGTTGTCAAAAAACGAAACCTTGCGTTAGCCATTTTTGCACAGCAGTACAAGGCgaatgtaataattatgaattgacACCGTACGGGAAAGACTTCGTTTGTAAAACAGGAAGATTA attcaaaaatgtttatgtgtTAAGTTCAACGGCCTACAAGACACGTGTAAACATTCTGGCTGCTGTACTAAAATAGGCTGCATGAAACCTCTTTTTCCGAATTGCCCACCGGCGCGTCAATGGAAAAATGACTATATCTGCACAAAGAAGAAACCCATTCGATGttgtttaaatgaataa